Part of the Streptomyces sp. f51 genome is shown below.
GGGCATCATCGCGAGCGAGACGAAGTGGAACCTCAAGACCGTCGGCTATCCGGTCGACGGGCTCTACGTACGTGATCTGCCGGACCTCTTCGACGAGGTCGGCGCCTACAAGACCGGTAAGCGCGCGGAGATCGAGTCCCTCGGCTACACGATCATCGCCAACGTCGGCAACAACACCACCGACCTGGTCGGCGGCCACGCGGAGCGCACGTTCAAGCTGCCCGACTACGACGGTCAGCTGTCCTGACCCGGACGGCCCGGGCGCGTCGGGGGCGGTTCACCGGCGCGCCTACACTTCGGCCATGGACGAGGTCACGCTGGACACGCTGGGATCGGGCAAGTACCTGCTGATCACGAGTTTCCGAAAGAACGGCACGGGGGTCGCCACGCCCGTGTGGGTGGTGCGGGACGGTGCGGCGCTCGGCGCCTGGACCGTGGCGGACAGCTGGAAGGTCAAGCGCATCCGCAACCGCGCCGATGTCCTCGTCGGTCCCTGCGACGTGCGCGGCAGGCCGACGGGCGACGCGGTCCCTGCCACGGCGGAGATCCTGGACGCGACGGAGACCGCGCGGTACCGCAAACTCCTCGCCCGCAAGTACGGGGTGATGGGCCGTCTGACCCTGCTCGGCAGCCGGCTGCGCCGCGGTGACAGCGGCACGGTCGGCATCCGCATCACCCTGACCTCGTGATGTGAGGTGACGTGAGGCGGTCCGGCGCCGGGGCGGCCTGTCGACCGGCCCGCCCTGAGCGACGCCTCTCAGCCCCAGCCGCCGCCGTACGGGCCGTCGACGAGCTGGAACACAGGCTGCCGGCGCACCGGGTCCTGGGCCGTGGAGAGCTGGACCCGGTCGCCGCTGTGGATGGTGGCGGGCGAACCCATGACCCGGCCCCGGACCGTGAAGCCCTCCGCCATCTCGATGAGGGAGACGTTGCGGGCCGCCGGGGTGTTGCGGTGGATCACCGTGGAGTGGCGTACGACGCCCGTCCCGGCGCTCGCCTCCGTACGCAGATCGCTGCCCGCGCACACGGGACACAGAAGGCGGTTGAACATCGCGGTGCCGCACCAGTGGCACCGCTGGAAGTGCAGTACGTCCCCGGCACGTTCGGCCGAAGCGGTGTCGAGGCGTTCCGCGGAACCCGTGTCGAATAGATCCGCCGAGGCTCCGAGGCCCGGGTGAAGGGCGATTCCTGGGTGGTACACGATGTCATCTCCCTGCGCTCGGCCGGAATCTGATGTGCGCGGAGTGCCGTGCACGACCACAGGTTATGGCACTGAGTGTCACCCGACAAGGCACTCCGTACCCTCAAAATAAACAAGAGTGCGGCGGCCGCTCCGCGTTCAGTCCCGAGCGAAGGCCGACTCGATCTCCTGGACCACCCGCCACATGGGTGCTCCGCGCCGCGAGACGACGACCACGACGTCCTCCGGTTCCGTGCGCGCCGGTTCCGTGCGCGCCGGATCGGCGGGCGCCGAACCGAAGGTGTTCTGCACATATCCGAGTGCCTGGTCGACAGCCGCCTCGGCGTCCCCGGTCCCGTCCGAACGCAGCCAGGAACGCAGGGCGTTGTTGTGCGCGGCGACCACGGCCGCGGCGACGACGTCGGCGCGCAGGGTGTCCCCGCGGGCCCCGGCGGAGCACCCGCGCAGATGGTCGGCGAGGGCGCGCTCGTACCGCCAGACGACCGACAGTTCGTACGCCCGCAGTCCGGGCACCTTCTTGGTCAGGCGGTAGCGCTGGACGGAGAACGTCGGGTTCTCCGCGTACATGCGCAGCACGAGCCGGGCGGCGTCGCACACGCGCTGCACCGGGTCCTGGGCCCCGGCGTCCTCGGCCAGGAAGGCCGTCATGTCGGCCAGGCAGCGCTCGTGGTCGGGGAAGACCACGTCCTCCTTGGACGGGAAGTAGCGGAAGAACGACCGCCTGCCCACCCCGGCGAGCGCCACGATGTCGTCGACGGTCGTCTCCTCGTAGCCGCGCTCAAGGAACAGCTGGAAAGCGGCTCCCACCAGGGCGTCCCGCATCGGCGGCTTGACGGTGGTCGCGTCGGCGGGTTCCCGGCGCCCCGGTGCCTCGTTCATGGTCGGAAACTAGCATCGAAGCCGAGGTGGTGGCACTCGGTGCACTCCGGGCAGGGAACTGAGTTCCCTGACTGTTTTCACCGGGGATGTCCGGCCCGACCCGCCCCGGGTGTTCGTCCCGGACCTCGGAGCACCGGGCCACCCGGGTGGCCGAGAAGCACGTGTTCGCGAACTGCCCCTGCACGGAGTCGAGTTGACAGTCCATCAGTGGTGATCGACTATGTGGCCGGGGCTGTCCCCGGGGCCGGTGCGCCGTCACCGCCGCCGCCCGCCGCAGGGCGTGACGGGCACCCGCCCCTGACGCACCGCTGTCATCACCCCCCGGATGACACGGTGAGAAGAGCCTCGGCACTCGTTCCCGCACGAGTGCCGAGGCTCGACGTCCTCCTGCCGGCGCGCCCGCAGGTACGGTCAGTGGTCGTTGCAGGTCGGCGAGAAGATGTCGTCGCCCGCCATGTGCCCGTTCCGGTGGGCTTGCAGGGCGACGCTGACCAGGGTCAGCAGCAGGTCGATGTCCGAGTCGACCTCGAGATGGATGGTCACCCAGCGGGAACCGGGCACCATGCGGACGGCCGTCGACGTCCTGAGGTGTTCCTCGAAGCGCCGGATGGCCCGGTCGGTGAGGTGCAGGTCGACATCGTGATCCGAGTGGAAGTGGATGATCTCGCACTGCGCCGCGCACAGTGCCCGCCCCGTGCCGCAACTCGGCGGGGACTCCGCGAGGTCCGGCCAGTCGGCCAGTCGCGTCATGGCTCTGGAGGCCAAGGTCATGCGCCCATCATGACGAGCACATCTGTCGGCCACCAGGACTTGGCGGGAACGTAATCCGGCGGCCGCCTGGGAATGCCCGGATTTCGCCTGGTAATCCGGGACGCCGGCGGGAGGGACGCGGAACGCCCCGGAAGACACGGGTGGCGGGACGCGGAACGGCCCCGGACTCGACGGTCCGGGGCCGTACAGGCTCACGGGGCCCGGCGGGTGCCGGCTCCCGATCACGCCATCCAGAAGAAGACCGCGGTCATCCGCTTGTCGTCCATGGTGGTGCCGCAGTAGGCGGTGGCGCTGTGCATCAGGTTGGCGTTGTAGAGGAGCAGTCGGTTGTAGCGGTGCGGTACGCGGATGTCCTCGACGAAGGAGTCCGGCGGGACGAACCGTGTTCCGAGCGCCTCGACCAGATTGTTGTGCGGGGCGACGACGACGTTGCCGCCCAGCCGCCCGCCGGGCAGGGCCTGGCGGAAGAAGGCCGTACCGCAGTCCTTGGGGACGTTCGGGTTCAGATAGAGCACCGCCGCGTAACGGCACAGGGCACGGGAATCGGTGTGGGGACGAGGTTCCCCCTCGTCCCTGCCGACGACCTGGACGCAGTTGTGGTTGAGCGTGGCGCCCGAGGGAGTCGACTGCTGCCACAGCTTCTGCGCCCCGGTGGCCTTCCGC
Proteins encoded:
- a CDS encoding PPOX class F420-dependent oxidoreductase; this encodes MDEVTLDTLGSGKYLLITSFRKNGTGVATPVWVVRDGAALGAWTVADSWKVKRIRNRADVLVGPCDVRGRPTGDAVPATAEILDATETARYRKLLARKYGVMGRLTLLGSRLRRGDSGTVGIRITLTS
- a CDS encoding TetR family transcriptional regulator, with the translated sequence MRDALVGAAFQLFLERGYEETTVDDIVALAGVGRRSFFRYFPSKEDVVFPDHERCLADMTAFLAEDAGAQDPVQRVCDAARLVLRMYAENPTFSVQRYRLTKKVPGLRAYELSVVWRYERALADHLRGCSAGARGDTLRADVVAAAVVAAHNNALRSWLRSDGTGDAEAAVDQALGYVQNTFGSAPADPARTEPARTEPEDVVVVVSRRGAPMWRVVQEIESAFARD
- a CDS encoding luciferase family protein, with translation MTLASRAMTRLADWPDLAESPPSCGTGRALCAAQCEIIHFHSDHDVDLHLTDRAIRRFEEHLRTSTAVRMVPGSRWVTIHLEVDSDIDLLLTLVSVALQAHRNGHMAGDDIFSPTCNDH
- a CDS encoding DUF6445 family protein; this translates as MPPQPPRSPALPVLPYRKPTRDRDYWVFDDVLPDPDAVRARCVDRDDWTKGHPYTAESWPGMRTMPGLEPDELARVERLVRKATGAQKLWQQSTPSGATLNHNCVQVVGRDEGEPRPHTDSRALCRYAAVLYLNPNVPKDCGTAFFRQALPGGRLGGNVVVAPHNNLVEALGTRFVPPDSFVEDIRVPHRYNRLLLYNANLMHSATAYCGTTMDDKRMTAVFFWMA